The following are from one region of the Pseudobdellovibrionaceae bacterium genome:
- a CDS encoding STAS domain-containing protein encodes MTKNIGIKIEDNGKAKVVSIEGLLDAPMASAVHERLYDVLEGDTSTLIFNLENLEYISSAGLRVLLYSAQKMQAKKGKTALCKLPKNVQRVLDISGLNTVFTIYPDVSEAIAAMA; translated from the coding sequence ATGACGAAAAACATAGGAATTAAAATTGAAGATAACGGAAAAGCGAAAGTGGTTAGCATAGAGGGGCTTTTAGACGCGCCAATGGCCAGCGCGGTTCATGAAAGATTATATGATGTTTTAGAGGGAGACACCTCTACATTAATTTTTAATTTAGAGAACCTTGAGTATATCTCTAGTGCGGGACTTCGCGTGTTGTTATATTCTGCTCAAAAAATGCAAGCAAAAAAAGGAAAAACCGCACTTTGTAAACTTCCAAAAAATGTACAGCGTGTTTTAGATATTAGTGGTTTAAACACTGTGTTTACTATATATCCAGATGTAAGCGAAGCCATTGCCGCTATGGCATAG
- a CDS encoding ATP-binding protein: protein MKQKNKKANCILSFSLTKKEDLQTVMGDFQKCRETYVINEKVFFDLKLCLEEAITNIFSHGYKQAQKDIEISLHLYKTSDGFMADIVDNGNAFNPCSDFNPTHLEINWKARPVGGLGIHLLKNLSDELEYIPQQNGNRLKIYKKT, encoded by the coding sequence ATGAAGCAAAAAAACAAAAAAGCAAACTGCATACTTTCTTTTAGCTTAACAAAAAAAGAAGATTTACAAACTGTGATGGGCGATTTTCAAAAGTGTCGCGAAACTTATGTTATCAACGAAAAAGTTTTTTTTGACCTTAAGCTTTGTTTAGAAGAGGCTATAACCAATATATTTAGTCACGGTTATAAACAGGCGCAAAAAGATATCGAGATAAGTTTGCACCTTTATAAAACTTCCGACGGGTTTATGGCCGATATAGTTGATAATGGAAATGCGTTTAATCCTTGTAGTGATTTTAACCCAACCCATTTAGAGATAAATTGGAAGGCGAGGCCTGTTGGAGGGCTGGGAATACATTTACTAAAAAATCTTTCTGATGAATTAGAATATATTCCACAACAAAACGGTAATCGATTAAAAATTTATAAAAAAACATAA